One genomic window of Coffea eugenioides isolate CCC68of chromosome 1, Ceug_1.0, whole genome shotgun sequence includes the following:
- the LOC113764146 gene encoding signal peptidase complex subunit 3B: MHSIGYRANALLTFAVTILALMCAIVSLSDNLNSPSPAAQVQVLNINWFQKKPDGDDEVSLTLNISSNLQSLFTWNTKQVFVFVAAEYETSKNALNQVSLWDGIIPSKEHAKFWIHTTNKYRFVDQGSNLRGRDFNLTLHWHVMPKTGKMFADKIVMSGYRLPEAYR, translated from the exons ATGCATTCAATCGGGTATAGGGCCAATGCGCTGCTTACGTTCGCCGTCACCATTCTGGCGCTAATGTGCGCTATCGTCTCTCTCTCCGACAACCTCAACTCTCCCTCTCCCGCCGCCCAAGTTCAA GTATTGAATATTAATTGGTTTCAGAAGAAACCCGACGGGGATGACGAG GTCAGCTTGACATTGAACATCTCTTCAAATTTACAGTCATTGTTTACATGGAATACAAAGCAG GTTTTTGTGTTTGTGGCAGCTGAATATGAAACTTCAAAAAATGCATTGAATCAG GTATCTTTGTGGGATGGTATCATACCTTCCAAAGAGCATGCAAAATTCTGGATTCATACCACAAACAAGTATCGTTTCGTTGATCAG GGAAGCAATCTCCGGGGTAGGGATTTCAATTTGACATTGCATTGGCATGTGATGCCAAAGACGGGCAAGATGTTTGCTGACAAAATTGTGATGTCGGGGTACCGGTTGCCGGAGGCTTATAGATGA
- the LOC113764443 gene encoding uncharacterized protein LOC113764443 encodes MVLSSFLLGTSSTPYLSCYSPPSLTTNSSSFSPISFLKPHPTFNYCYFPELVRLISSSPACSRTPNPLLALRSPSALAIDFDDHQLIQESSNTSLSPSSTATSPRDTHNMLPKIDKSGRFCSPRAARELALLILYASCLEGSDPVRLFEKRINARREPGYDFDKESLVEYNHMSFAGPPVTANTLEEADELLLHDQKESEIEAEVLSAPPKLVYSKLILRFTRKLLVAVAEKWDSHVFVIDKVAPPNWKNEPAARILELSILHLAMSEIAVLGTRHQIVINEAVDLAKRFCDGAAPRIINGCLRTFIKDLQGTSAVKRSS; translated from the exons ATGGTGTTAAGCTCCTTCCTGCTCGGCACCTCTTCCACTCCATACTTGTCTTGCTACTCGCCTCCATCCCTCACTACAAATTCCTCCTCCTTCAGCCCTATATCATTTCTTAAACCTCATCCCACCTTCAACTACTGCTACTTTCCAGAACTAGTCCGTCTCATCTCCTCAAGCCCCGCCTGCTCCCGAACCCCCAATCCACTTCTTGCGCTTCGCTCCCCTTCCGCCCTCGCTATCGACTTCGACGACCACCAACTCATTCAGGAATCTTCGAACACCTCGCTTTCTCCTTCTTCAACTGCCACCAGTCCCAGGGATACCCATAATATGCTGCCCAAAATTGACAAGAGCGGAAGGTTCTGCAGCCCCAGAGCCGCCAGAGAGCTCGCTCT GTTGATCCTTTATGCTTCCTGTTTAGAAGGGTCCGATCCTGTTCGTCTTTTTGAGAAGAGAATTAACGCCAGAAGGG AGCCGGGTTATGATTTTGACAAGGAGTCGTTGGTAGAATACAACCACATGAGCTTTGCAGGGCCACCTGTTACCGCAAACACTCTTGAAGAAGCTGATGAGCTTCTCCTCCACGATCAAAAGGAATCTGAAATTG AAGCAGAAGTTCTTTCAGCACCTCCAAAGTTGGTGTACAGTAAACTAATTCTGCG CTTCACAAGGAAACTTTTGGTGGCAGTTGCAGAGAAGTGGGATAGTCATGTTTTTGTTATTGATAAAGTTGCACCTCCTAATTGGAAG AATGAACCGGCAGCAAGAATTTTGGAGCTTTCAATTCTTCACTTAGCTATGTCAGAAATAGCAGTTCTAGGGACAAGGCATCAGATCGTCATCAACGAG GCTGTCGATCTAGCAAAACGGTTCTGTGATGGAGCAGCACCCCGTATCATCAATGGTTGCCTCAGGACTTTCATCAAGGATCTCCAGGGGACTAGTGCAGTGAAACGCAGTAGTTGA